A window of Candidatus Neomarinimicrobiota bacterium genomic DNA:
GTGACATCACGGAACTAGCCGCAGAGTCGGCCCTTGATCCGGTCATTGGTCGCGAGAGGGAGATCGAACGGGTAGCCCAGATTCTTTCCCGGCGGAAGAAAAATAATCCGGTGCTGATCGGCGAGCCCGGGGTTGGGAAAACCGCCATAGCCGAAGGGCTGGCTGCTAAAATCATGGCCCATCAGGTACCCAGGGTACTTTACGGTAAGCGTGTGGTGGCGTTGGACCTGGGTGGTCTGGTGGCTGGCACAAAGTATCGTGGTCAGTTCGAAGAACGCCTTAAAGCGCTCATGCACGAGTTGGAAACCTCCAAAGAGGTTATCCTCTTCATTGATGAGTTGCACACCATTGTCGGTGCTGGCAGTGCCAGTGGGTCACTGGATGCAGCCAACATGTTCAAGCCCGCCCTGTCCCGCGGAGAAATACAGGTTATCGGCGCCACTACCTTGGATGAGTACCGCCGCCACGTAGAAAAGGATGGGGCTCTGGAACGGCGTTTCCAGAAAGTAATGGTGTCACCACCCACCGTGGAACACTGCCTGCACATCCTTCAAGGGCTAAAGGAGCGATACGAAAATCATCACCGGGTCAGGTATACCGCTGAGGCCATCAAGGCGTGCGTGGAGCTAAGCAATCGCTACATCACTGACAAATTCATGCCTGATAAAGCCATCGATGTGATGGATGAAGCTGGTGCCCGGGTGCATATCAATAATCTGGTAGTGCCCCAGGAACTGGTTGATATGGAAAAGAATGTGGAAAAAATCCGCCACCAGAAAGAACAGGTGGTCAGCAAGCAGGATTTCGAGCAGGCTGCCAAGCTGCGGGACCAAGAGCGGTTTTTCTTGGAGAAGATTGAGCACTTGCAGCGCCAGTGGGAGGAGGATGAGACCCGGGAGTGGCCCGAAGTTACCGATGAGGATGTTGCCGATACTGTGGCCATGATGACCGGCATCCCCGTTAATAAGGTGGCGGAGAGTGAACTGGATAAGCTCCTCCATCTGGAGGATGTCCTCCGTGAATATGTTATTGGTCAAGACGAAGCCATTCACACGCTGAGCCGGGCGATCCAGCGTGCCCGCACGGGATTAAAGGATCCTCGCCATCCTATTGGCACCTTTATGTTTCTAGGGCCCACCGGCGTAGGCAAGACGGAGCTCGCCCGTGTTCTGGCCCAGCACCTGTTCAACCACGATGAGGCGCTGGTCAAATTCGATATGTCGGAGTATATGGAACGGTTCAACGTCTCGCGGTTGGTTGGGGCTCCACCGGGATATGTAGGTTATGAAGAAGGTGGCGAACTCACCGAGCGGGTACGTCGGAATCCCTTCGCCGTCGTCCTCTTCGATGAGATTGAGAAAGCCCACCCCGATGTATTTAATATACTTCTCCAGATTCTTGACGAGGGAACCCTTACCGATGGACTCGGCCGGCGGGTTGACTTTCGTAATACGGTAATCATTATGACCTCCAACCTAGGCGCCCGGGGCCTGGAGAGCGGCGGCTATGGCTTCACTCGCAGTGATGAGCCCGACGAGGCCAAGTTCCATGCGGAACTCATGTCAGAAGTGAAACGTATATTCAATCCTGAATTTCTTAACCGGCTCGATGAGATCGTTATATTTAACTCTCTCAAAAGGGAACACCTCTTTAAAATTGTTGACCTGCAGCTGCGGGACCTTAAGAATAATCTGGCCAGCAAGAACGTCACCTACAGGATCACCAAGGCAGCCAAAGAGCGGATCATCGAGGAAGGGTATAACCGGGCTTTCGGCGCTCGTCCCATGCGCAGAGTGATCCAGGACCGGATAGAGAATGTAATCGC
This region includes:
- a CDS encoding ATP-dependent Clp protease ATP-binding subunit, with translation MKENFTKRVQNILKNAKEEAIRLGHSYVGSEHLLLGIIKEGDGQAYEVLASLAEDIQDLRNEIEDMVRSSGGTMTLGHLPLTRRAERILRTTFTEAKSFHEEAGDDIHLLLAIAKETEGVASEVLIRFGIDYAAIKQRIVSHQQSTARSRKAGRAAKKSTTPTLDHFSRDITELAAESALDPVIGREREIERVAQILSRRKKNNPVLIGEPGVGKTAIAEGLAAKIMAHQVPRVLYGKRVVALDLGGLVAGTKYRGQFEERLKALMHELETSKEVILFIDELHTIVGAGSASGSLDAANMFKPALSRGEIQVIGATTLDEYRRHVEKDGALERRFQKVMVSPPTVEHCLHILQGLKERYENHHRVRYTAEAIKACVELSNRYITDKFMPDKAIDVMDEAGARVHINNLVVPQELVDMEKNVEKIRHQKEQVVSKQDFEQAAKLRDQERFFLEKIEHLQRQWEEDETREWPEVTDEDVADTVAMMTGIPVNKVAESELDKLLHLEDVLREYVIGQDEAIHTLSRAIQRARTGLKDPRHPIGTFMFLGPTGVGKTELARVLAQHLFNHDEALVKFDMSEYMERFNVSRLVGAPPGYVGYEEGGELTERVRRNPFAVVLFDEIEKAHPDVFNILLQILDEGTLTDGLGRRVDFRNTVIIMTSNLGARGLESGGYGFTRSDEPDEAKFHAELMSEVKRIFNPEFLNRLDEIVIFNSLKREHLFKIVDLQLRDLKNNLASKNVTYRITKAAKERIIEEGYNRAFGARPMRRVIQDRIENVIAEKFLKREFTKGGDIRISARGKKLFFAQKASDVKDSDVTMVEETE